A DNA window from Phoenix dactylifera cultivar Barhee BC4 unplaced genomic scaffold, palm_55x_up_171113_PBpolish2nd_filt_p 001398F, whole genome shotgun sequence contains the following coding sequences:
- the LOC120103928 gene encoding ammonium transporter 1 member 2-like, with the protein MGYKSDPYPFRLPPFSLLPLPILPTRSDSSEMSAPSCSASDLAPLLAGAGNSSAAAAQYICSQFDTVALQFTDATSAIDTTYLLFSAYLVFAMQLGFAMLCAGSVRAKNTMNIMLTNVLDAAAGALFYYLFGFAFAFGTPSNGFIGRHFFGLKRVPEPGFDYSYFLYQWAFAIAAAGITSGSIAERTQFVAYLVYSSFLTGFVYPIVSHWFWSADGWASPSRPVGESLLFRSGVIDFAGSGVVHLVGGIAGLWGAVIEGPRIGRFDHAGGSIALRGHSASLVVLGTFILWFGWYGFNPGSFISIYKSYGPIGSIHGQWSAVGRTAVTTTLAGCTAALTTLFGKRLQTGHWNVIDVCNGLLGGFAAITAGCSVVDPWAAVICGFVAAWLLIGLNKLAAKVKFDDPLEAAQLHGGCGAWGIIFTALFAREKYVNEVYPGRPGRPYGLFMGGGGRLLGAHIVQILVIAGWVSCTMGPLFYALHRIGLLRISPEDEMAGMDLTRHGGFAYVYDAEDSGSGKDGATAAGGFMLKSSNVRVEPNARAATNQV; encoded by the coding sequence ATGGGCTATAAATCCGACCCCTATCCTTTCCGTctccctccattttctctcctccCGCTTCCGATCCTTCCGACTCGTTCCGATTCCAGCGAGATGTCGGCTCCGTCGTGCTCGGCGTCGGACCTGGCCCCGCTTCTCGCCGGCGCCGGCAACTCATCCGCCGCGGCGGCGCAGTACATCTGCTCCCAGTTCGATACGGTGGCTCTCCAGTTCACCGATGCCACCTCCGCCATCGATACCACCTACCTCCTCTTCTCCGCCTACCTCGTCTTCGCCATGCAGCTCGGCTTCGCCATGCTCTGCGCCGGATCTGTCCGGGCCAAGAACACCATGAACATCATGCTCACCAACGTCCTCGACGCTGCCGCCGGCGCCCTCTTCTACTACCTCTTCGGCTTCGCCTTCGCCTTCGGGACCCCCTCCAATGGCTTCATTGGCCGCCACTTCTTCGGCCTCAAGCGCGTTCCCGAGCCAGGCTTCGACTACTCCTACTTCCTCTACCAGTGGGCCTTCGCCATCGCCGCCGCCGGCATCACGTCCGGCTCCATCGCCGAGCGCACCCAGTTCGTCGCCTACCTCGTCTACTCATCCTTCCTCACCGGTTTCGTCTACCCCATCGTCTCCCACTGGTTCTGGTCCGCCGACGGCTGGGCCTCCCCCTCCCGCCCCGTTGGCGAGTCCCTCCTCTTCCGCTCCGGCGTCATCGACTTCGCCGGATCCGGCGTCGTCCACCTCGTCGGCGGCATCGCCGGCCTCTGGGGCGCCGTGATCGAGGGCCCCCGCATCGGGCGCTTCGACCACGCCGGCGGGTCCATTGCCCTCCGCGGCCACTCTGCCTCCCTCGTCGTCCTCGGCACTTTCATCCTTTGGTTCGGCTGGTACGGCTTCAACCCAGGGTCCTTCATCAGCATCTACAAATCCTACGGCCCGATCGGCTCCATCCACGGTCAGTGGTCCGCCGTCGGCCGCACCGCCGTCACCACCACCCTCGCGGGCTGCACGGCGGCGCTCACCACCCTCTTCGGGAAGCGCCTCCAGACGGGGCACTGGAACGTGATCGACGTCTGCAACGGCCTCCTCGGCGGCTTCGCTGCGATCACCGCCGGGTGCTCCGTGGTGGACCCCTGGGCGGCGGTGATCTGCGGCTTCGTGGCCGCCTGGCTGCTGATCGGCCTGAACAAGCTCGCGGCGAAGGTGAAGTTCGACGACCCCCTGGAGGCGGCGCAGCTCCACGGCGGGTGCGGGGCGTGGGGGATCATCTTCACCGCCCTGTTCGCACGTGAGAAGTACGTGAACGAGGTGTACCCGGGGCGCCCGGGGCGGCCGTACGGGCTCTTCATGGGGGGCGGGGGGAGGCTCCTAGGGGCGCACATAGTCCAGATCCTGGTGATCGCGGGGTGGGTGAGCTGCACGATGGGCCCGCTCTTCTACGCGCTTCACCGGATAGGGCTGCTCAGGATCTCGCCCGAGGACGAGATGGCCGGGATGGATCTCACCCGCCACGGGGGCTTCGCGTACGTCTACGACGCCGAGGACTCCGGCAGCGGAAAGGACGGCGCCACCGCCGCCGGCGGGTTCATGCTCAAGTCCTCGAATGTTAGGGTCGAGCCCAACGCGCGCGCCGCCACCAATCAGGTTTAG